In Drosophila teissieri strain GT53w chromosome 2R, Prin_Dtei_1.1, whole genome shotgun sequence, the following proteins share a genomic window:
- the LOC122613390 gene encoding uncharacterized protein LOC122613390 yields the protein MFILNADCILEIMKYVITDCQYNKRHVKMGTLAYNDLINFVLAHEFFVELLAGHHKILYKDLELALACRTIKLLLDLRVIKQSNGGFFWRSFLKSVSEESPFDVQLSFQGLYVHIKITGISSGRTHQETLKFDLTLTVEALADIFRSNQNVTKLSFESTEVHGSLSDIIPHCANLEELSITLHAGDVVSQYEPLVKLPNLKNILVTGLQRSESESLFFSNLRKWHRPSSLPALTLKIEDDLTDIDQPVTFATFNSLLCLRVNETKSYYEWNAIFRAEYDLSAMEDDSNSIDDSLATIRLGEGVKVKFIRSEGKLELKLGDNSDISQMGSLSKLPNLTRLVVQNKTYCSEYPDSLAKFLRSMAPNGSFALKSCKINYGQLHQAEIEELAKIKSLRFLACHLHDVPDINFSQMTNLQHMKLNFRHNYYHITSNVIHNLLSKCQVQATIFSEHVTITLLRTEKRLEINLFNCENTDFAIPLAKLKDFNTLVISGRQGLEYLNMIFDAFAANLSTIEELDLSELRPYRSELNRVRFEDISKVTEIQTIRSLRCCLSDVTGVQNLADLQKLENLEIYHSGDGNLTELFTKLAEKNTIKCISTGKLTHEEVLKITQMRSMKTLVCRLSNKDDLKFFAELANSSIEELNIIEYNISIWVAPSTIRKRLLCKKKLNFFETVEVTKITGLKRLCAGFVDLECAQILDRLPHLEDLTIGYIDMPPRTNLENPLRVLALKSPSTLKKLELCNWIGESECECLTQFETLESLKCSLRNETGIDHLANIQNLKELLIHRASDSLTNLFRSFAQKSDSKLEKLQAPVTCSDEMREISEIKSLRTLNIDLTKMCDNLSDLSGLNELKSLSIIDGCGCKLNSESFLPIFRYCQKLDRVDLGLYYGAALDLVWQVNNVLKSIRDAANQKPLQLRIFSVTITPKIHVEDIDETILNVSYSYEKDTAVYELEFNSDNEDSDDSDSFDY from the exons ATGTTTATTCTCAATGCCGACTGTATTttggaaataatgaaatacgTAATTACTGATTGCCAGTATAATAAGCGTCATGTTAAAATGGGGACTCTGGCCTACAATGACTTAATAAACTTTGTTCTGGCCCACGAATTCTTCGTCGAATTGCTTGCAGGTCATCACAAAATCCTTTACAAGGATCTTGAGTTGGCACTAGCGTGCAGGACAATAAAGCTGCTTTTAGATCTTCGAGTAATTAAGCAATCGAACGGAGGATTTTTCTGGAGATCCTTTCTGAAATCGGTCAGTGAAGAAAGTCCGTTCGATGTTCAACTGTCTTTTCAAGGCTtatacgtacatattaaaataacag gCATCTCATCGGGCCGCACACACCAAGAAACGTTAAAATTTGACTTAACGCTTACTGTAGAAGCATTGGCTGACATTTTCCGCTCCAACCAAAATGTAACCAAGTTGAGCTTCGAAAGCACTGAAGTGCATGGAAGTCTTTCCGATATCATACCCCATTGCGCCAATCTTGAAGAACTGAGTATCACGTTGCATGCAGGAGACGTGGTATCCCAATATGAACCACTAGTAAAGTTGCCCAAtctgaaaaacattttagttacTGGCTTACAAAGAAGCGAGTCGGAATCGCTGTTTTTTAGCAATTTAAGAAAGTGGCACAGGCCATCGAGTCTTCCAGCTTTGACACTAAAAATCGAAGATGACCTAACTGACATTGATCAACCTGTAACGTTTGCCACTTTCAATTCATTACTATGTTTGCGTGTGAACGAAACCAAATCTTATTATGAATGGAATGCAATTTTTAGGGCCGAGTACGATTTATCTGCAATGGAGGACGACAGCAATTCAATAGATGATTCTCTTGCCACCATTAGATTGGGTGAAGGTGTTAAGGTCAAGTTTATAAGGTCTGAAGGTAAACTTGAGTTAAAGTTAGGCGATAATTCAGACATTAGTCAAATGGGATCTTTATCAAAACTGCCCAATCTTACTCGCTTGGTAGTCCAAAATAAGACGTATTGTTCAGAATATCCCGATTCACTTGCCAAATTCCTGCGATCAATGGCTCCAAACGGGTCATTTGCTTTAAAGtcatgtaaaataaattatggacAATTACATCAAGCTGAGATTGAAGAGCTTGCGAAAATAAAGTCACTTCGATTCCTCGCATGCCATTTACACGACGTGCCTGATATAAACTTCAGTCAAATGACAAACTTGCAACACATGAAACTCAATTTCCGCCATAATTATTATCACATTACTTCTAATGTAATCCATAATCTGCTAAGCAAATGCCAGGTGCAAGCAACCATATTCAGTGAACATGTTACAATTACCCTATTGAGGACAGAAAAACGTCTAGAGATTAATCTGTTTAATTGTGAAAACACTGACTTTGCTATTCCCCTTGCCAAACTAAAGGATTTTAATACCCTCGTGATTTCAGGGCGACAGGGATTGGAATATCTTAATATGATCTTCGATGCTTTCGCAGCCAATTTAAGTACGATCGAAGAATTGGATTTATCCGAATTGCGACCTTACAGGTCCGAATTAAATAGAGTACGTTtcgaagatatttccaaagtGACCGAAATTCAAACCATTAGGTCACTTCGATGCTGCTTATCAGATGTGACTGGTGTTCAGAATTTGGCAGATCTACAAAAATTAGAGAACTTGGAAATATACCATTCTGGAGATGGCAATCTTACCGAACTTTTCACAAAACTTGCAgagaaaaatacaattaaatgtataagtaCTGGAAAACTCACCCACGAAGAGGTTTTAAAGATAACCCAAATGAGGTCGATGAAAACTTTGGTGTGTCGTTTATCAAACAAGGATGACCTCAAATTCTTTGCTGAGCTAGCAAACTCCAGTATCGaagaattaaatattatcgaatataatatttcaatatgGGTTGCACCCTCTACGATAAGGAAAAGGCTACTTTGTAAAAAAAAGCTGAATTTTTTTGAAACCGTTGAAGTTACTAAAATAACAGGACTGAAAAGATTATGTGCTGGTTTCGTTGATTTGGAGTGTGCGCAAATATTAGATAGACTACCTCACCTAGAGGACCTAACCATTGGCTATATTGACATGCCACCCAGAACTAATTTGGAAAATCCGCTAAGGGTTCTAGCACTGAAGTCACCATCGACTCTCAAAAAATTGGAGCTTTGCAACTGGATTGGCGAAAGCGAGTGTGAATGTTTGACTCAATTCGAAACATTGGAATCTTTAAAATGTTCATTGCGTAATGAGACGGGCATAGATCATTTGGCCAATATACAAAACCTTAAAGAATTACTTATCCACCGTGCTAGCGATTCGCTTACTAATCTTTTCCGTTCCTTTGCCCAAAAAAGTGATTCCAAGTTGGAGAAACTTCAAGCTCCAGTCACGTGTTCTGATGAGATGCGTGAAATATCAGAGATTAAATCACTAAGAACGCTGAATATTGATTTGACAAAAATGTGTGATAATTTATCAGACCTCAGTGGATTAAATGAACTAAAATCGTTGAGTATAATTGATGGTTGTGgatgtaaattaaatagcGAAAgctttttgccaatttttcgGTATTGTCAAAAGCTTGATCGGGTCGATTTGGGATTATATTATGGGGCGGCTTTAGACTTAGTCTGGCAAGTAAACAATGTTCTGAAATCTATTCGAGATGCCGCAAATCAGAAACCGCTACAGCTAAGAATTTTTAGTGTAACGATTACCCCGAAAATTCAT GTGGAAGACATTGATGAGACAATCTTGAACGTTTCTTATTCGTACGAAAAAGACACGGCTGTTTACGAATTAGAATTTAATTCTGATAACGAGGATTCGGACGATTCAGATTCTTTTGACTATTAA